In one Parambassis ranga chromosome 6, fParRan2.1, whole genome shotgun sequence genomic region, the following are encoded:
- the apba2a gene encoding amyloid-beta A4 precursor protein-binding family A member 2 yields MAHGKKPGTISKILAPSSSPCPSPRLTKPSQEEQRGLATEVTEHPPCTLKDDNNGQLTPSVSANHYYMSCDPSPEDMDDTCSEYDNVGSDVEQDYDEVLHLNREGIVDMQYYKQYCPEDGGYVKHAVGDNINENSSTPKQTTPRPRHSTETCEVSQSDTKPYKVARHFRSHCTMIPGDEAEGSVKSPEDRFFFSDGDDMEEVLDGAKFIEDLEEAENNVPSQSRLYQANENERIKQGGDEKEREEDTRATRSQNVRAASKKCESSHMGSKEKERQGQARVRRGTGEDVEHIVSGIKGCMANSAEQRPKTVSKDCKKAAVRTKARATGSSKQHPPPPPRHSHAQPPAQPHRETPPVPIPSSSNASTRESEPRVIKQSLAPHLTLEQQREPLEERQRRPEKPQQQVEKPSTAVMPEDVPVPPKRPQCPEVIPAEEGNSPKKTQEAASFPSFEDVPGPCEPEDLIDGIIFAANYLGYTQVLSDKNPSKSVRMSQAHEAVSRVKSQDEDSQMMTEVDLFISTKAVKVLNADTQETMMDSALRTISYIADIGSIVVLMARRRMSQASSEDFSETSDSTSEGKSQYRMICYVFESEDAQLIAQSIGQAFSVAYREFLRANGINPTDLSQKQYSDIINSQEMYHDDLVHFSNSDNCKELYVEKQKGESLGVVIVESGWGSILPTVILASMLNSGPAARSGKLSVGDQIMSINDTSLVGLPLATCQGIIKGLKNQMKVKLSIVSCPPVTTVLIKRPDLKFQLGFSVQNGIICSLMRGGIAERGGVRVGHRIIEINGQSVVAMAHEKIVQTLSVSVGEINMKTMPAVMFRLLTGQETPIYI; encoded by the exons ATGGCTCATGGAAAGAAGCCAGGAACAATTTCCAAAATTTTGGCTCCTAGCTCTTCTCCGTGTCCCAGTCCACGACTTACAAAGCCGAGCCAGGAAGAGCAGAGAGGTTTGGCGACGGAGGTGACTGAGCATCCACCGTGTACTTTGAAGGATGACAACAATGGCCAGCTGACTCCTTCTGTTTCTGCAAACCACTATTACATGAGTTGTGACCCTAGTCCAGAGGACATGGACGACACCTGCTCTGAGTACGACAACGTGGGCTCCGATGTCGAGCAGGATTATGATGAGGTGCTGCATCTGAACAGAGAGGGCATCGTGGACATGCAGTATTACAAACAGTACTGTCCCGAGGATGGTGGCTATGTTAAGCATGCAGTAGGTGATAATATTAATGAGAACAGCAGCACTCCTAAACAGACCACCCCCAGACCTcgacacagcacagaaacatgtgAGGTATCACAATCAGACACTAAGCCGTACAAGGTAGCCCGTCACTTCAGGTCACACTGCACCATGATACCTGGGGATGAAGCAGAGGGGAGTGTGAAGAGCCCAGAGGACAGGTTCTTCTTCAGTGATGGAGATGACATGGAAGAGGTGCTGGACGGGGCTAAATTTATAGAGGATTTAGAAGAGGCAGAGAATAATGTTCCAAGCCAGAGCAGGCTTTATCAGGCCAATGAGAATGAAAGGATTAAACAGGGAGGtgatgaaaaagaaagagaagaagacactCGAGCTACAAGAAGCCAGAATGTCCGAGCAGCCAGTAAGAAATGTGAGTCATCTCACATGGGTTCAAAGGAGAAGGAGCGGCAGGGTCAAGCACGAGTAAGGAGGGGAACAGGAGAGGATGTTGAGCACATTGTTTCTGGGATCAAAGGATGCATGGCCAACAGTGCAGAGCAGCGTCCAAAGACTGTCTCCAAGGACTGCAAAAAGGCCGCCGTGCGGACCAAAGCTAGGGCCACTGGTTCCAGTAAGCAACATCCTCCGCCGCCGCCTCGCCACTCTCATGCTCAGCCACCTGCCCAGCCTCACAGAGAAACTCCTCCTGTTCCCATACCCAGCTCCTCCAATGCCAGCACCCGGGAGAGTGAACCCAGAGTTATCAAACAATCCCTGGCTCCTCATCTCACTCTCGAACAACAGAGGGAGCCTCttgaggagagacagagacggcCAGAGAAACCCCAGCAG CAGGTTGAGAAGCCAAGCACAGCTGtaatgcccgaggacgtgccaGTGCCGCCAAAGAGGCCTCAGTGTCCGGAGGTCATACCTGCAGAGGAGGGCAACAGTCCCAAG aaaacacaggaggctgcTTCTTTCCCCAGCTTTGAGGACG TCCCAGGTCCCTGTGAGCCAGAAGATCTTATTGATGGAATCATCTTTGCTGCTAACTATCTTGGCTACACTCAGGTGTTGTCTGATAAAAATCCATCCAAGTCTGTCCGCATGTCCCAGGCCCATGAAGCCGTCAGCCGTGTTAAG AGCCAAGATGAAGACTCTCAGATGATGACAGAAGTGGACTTATTTATCTCCACTAAAGCTGTCAAAGTGCTGAATGCTGACACACAG GAGACGATGATGGACAGTGCCTTGCGGACAATCTCCTATATCGCTGACATTGGCAGCATTGTGGTCCTGATGGCGCGGAGGCGTATGTCTCAGGCCTCATCAGAGGATTTCTCTGAAACTTCTGACTCTACAAGTGAAGGGAAGAGTCAGTACAGGATGATCTGCTATGTCTTTGAGTCAGAGGAT GCACAGCTAATCGCACAGTCCATTGGTCAGGCCTTCAGTGTGGCATACAGAGAGTTCCTGCGAGCCAATGGCATCAACCCGACCGACTTGAGCCAGAAACAAtacagtgacatcatcaactCCCAGGAAATGTACCACGATGACCTCGTCCATTTCTCAAACTCAGACAACTGTAAAGAG CTGTACGTGGAGAAGCAGAAAGGAGAGAGCCTGGGTGTGGTAATAGTGGAGTCGGGCTGGGGTTCCATTCTGCCTACTGTCATCCTGGCCAGTATGCTGAACAGTGGCCCCGCCGCTCGCTCTGGAAAACTCAGTGTGGGGGACCAGATTATGTCCATCAATGACACCAGTCTGGTGGGGTTGCCACTGGCAACCTGTCAGGGCATCATCAAG GGCCTGAAGAATCAAATGAAGGTGAAGCTGAGCATCGTGAGCTGCCCTCCTGTCACCACCGTCCTCATCAAGAGACCTGATCTTAAATTCCAGCTCGGCTTCAGTGTTCAGAATGGCATT ATCTGCAGTCTGATGCGAGGAGGTATTGCTGAGCGAGGGGGCGTTCGTGTCGGACACAGGATCATTGAGATAAACGGTCAGAGTGTGGTTGCCATGGCACATGAGAAGATTGTTCAAACgctgtctgtgtcagtgggTGAG ATCAACATGAAGACGATGCCTGCTGTGATGTTCAGGCTGCTGACGGGACAGGAGACGCCTATCTACATTTAG
- the LOC114437553 gene encoding disintegrin and metalloproteinase domain-containing protein 10-like — translation MDLSHMLLLKVFLFVYLLNCTQGHYRNPLNKYIRHYEGLSYDTELVHSKHQRAKRALSHEDKYLHLEFHAHGRHFNLRMKRDTTLFAQDLKVDVSGKEIPYDTSHIYTGEIYGEKGTLTHGSVVDGKFDGFIQSYHGTYYVEPVERYLEGKDVPFHSVIYHEDDIHYPHKYGPEGGCADSSVFERMKKYQASAMEEPPKELHTEAGSNDPVLLRKKRMAQVEKNTCQLFIQTDHLFYKYYKTREAVIAQISSHVKAIDAIYQGTDFMGIRNISFMVKRIRINTTSDERDRSNPFRFANIGVEKFLELNSEQNHDDYCLAYVFTDRDFDDGVLGLAWVGAPSGSSGGICEKSKLYSDGKKKSLNTGIITVQNYASHVPPKVSHITFAHEVGHNFGSPHDSGSECTPGESKSQDKKEKGNYIMYARATSGDKLNNNKFSVCSVRNISQVLEKKRSNCFVESGQPICGNGLVEPGEECDCGYSDQCRDQCCYDANQPDNKKCKLKPNKVCSPSQGPCCTRECTHKGRNEKCRDESECAHQGMCNGVSAQCPTSEPKANFTACHGETQVCLNGGCSGSICEKYGLEACTCASQDGKDETELCHVCCMEKMNPNTCSSTGSERLARFFNKKVTTLPAGSPCNDFKGYCDVFMKCRLVDADGPLARLKKAIFNPELYENIAEWIVAHWWAVLLMGIALIMLMAGFIKICSVHTPSSNPKLPPPKPLPGTLKRRRAQQHANSQVQHQSQHPHAHGGHGAHGAQRQPQRQPQRQAQPQRHHRQHRENYQMGQMRR, via the exons ATGGATTTGTCACATATGCTTCTCCTTAAAGTTTTCCTCTTCGTGTACTTACTGAATTGCACCCAAG GACACTATAGGAATCCCTTAAACAAGTACATCCGTCACTATGAAGGCCTTTCCTACGACACAGAGCTTGTGCACAGCAAGCATCAGAGGGCCAAGAGGGCACTCTCTCACGAGGACAAGTACCTTCATTTAGAATTCCATGCCCATGGAAG gcaTTTTAACTTAAGAATGAAGAGGGACACTACCTTGTTTGCCCAGGATTTGAAAGTGGATGTTTCAGGAAAAGAAATTCCTTATGATACCTCTCATATCTACACTGGAGAAATTTATG GGGAGAAAGGCACCCTGACTCATGGCTCAGTTGTGGATGGTAAGTTCGACGGTTTCATTCAGAGCTACCATGGCACTTATTACGTGGAGCCTGTTGAGAGATACCTGGAGGGGAAAGACGTGCCGTTCCACTCTGTCATCTACCACGAGGACGACATAC ACTACCCGCACAAGTACGGCCCAGAGGGAGGCTGTGCTGATAGCTCTGTGTTTGAAAGGATGAAGAAGTACCAAGCCTCTGCCATGGAGGAGCCACCCAAG GAGCTCCACACTGAGGCGGGCTCTAATGACCCTGTGCttctgaggaagaagaggatggcTCAGGTTGAGAAAAACACCTGCCAGCTTTTCATTCAGACAGACCACCTCTTCTACAAGTACTACAAGACCAGAGAGGCTGTCATCGCTCAG ATCTCCAGTCATGTCAAGGCCATTGATGCTATCTATCAGGGAACAGACTTCATGGGCATTCGTAACATCAGCTTCATGGTGAAAAGGATCAGG ATCAACACCACCAGTGATGAGAGAGATAGATCCAACCCATTCCGCTTTGCCAACATCGGTGTGGAGAAGTTCTTGGAGTTGAACTCTGAGCAGAACCACGATGACTACTGCTTGGCTTACGTCTTCACAGACAGAGATTTTGACGACGGCGTTTTGGGTTTGGCCTGGGTGGGAGCCCCTTCAG GGAGCTCTGGAGGCATCTGTGAAAAAAGCAAGCTGTACTCAGATGGAAAAAAGAAGTCTCTCAACACTGGCATAATCACTGTACAGAACTACGCCTCCCACGTACCTCCAAAAGTCTCCCATATCACTTTTGCACATGAAGTAGGACACAACTTTGGCTCCCCG cATGACTCTGGATCTGAGTGCACCCCAGGAGAATCCAAAAGCCAAGACAAGAAGGAGAAGGGCAATTATATCATGTATGCAAGAGCTACATCCGGAGACAAGCTCAACAACAATAAGTTCTCCGTCTGTAGTGTTCGTAACATCAGCCAGGTgctggagaagaagaggagcaactgctttgttg AGTCTGGCCAGCCCATCTGTGGCAATGGTCTGGTGGAGCCTGGAGAGGAGTGTGACTGTGGCTACAGTGATCAGTGCAGGGACCAGTGCTGCTATGATGCCAACCAGCCTGACAACAAAAAGTGCAAGTTGAAGCCCAACAAAGTCTGCAG CCCCAGCCAGGGACCTTGCTGTACTAGGGAGTGCACTCACAAGGGCCGTAATGAGAAATGCAGAGACGAGTCGGAGTGCGCTCACCAGGGCATGTGCAACGGAGTCAGTGCCCAATGTCCCACTTCGGAGCCCAAGGCCAACTTCACGGCCTGCCACGGCGAAACTCAAGTCTGTCTCAACGGG GGCTGCTCCGGCTCCATCTGTGAGAAGTACGGGCTTGAGGCGTGCACCTGTGCCAGCCAAGATGGCAAGGATGAGACTGAGCTTTGCCATGTGTGCTGCATGGAGAAGA TGAATCCcaacacctgcagcagcacaggatCAGAGCGACTGGCTCGTTTCTTCAATAAAAAGGTAACCACGCTCCCAGCTGGCTCGCCTTGCAACGATTTCAAGGGCTACTGTGACGTGTTCATGAAGTGTCGACTGGTGGATGCAGACGGACCACTTGCCAGACTAAAGAAGGCCATCTTTAACCCAGAGCTCTATGAGAACATCGCAGAGTGGATTGTG GCTCATTGGTGGGCAGTGCTGTTGATGGGTATTgccctcatcatgctcatgGCTGGTTTTATTAAGATCTGCAGCGTGCATACGCCGAGCAGTAACCCCAAACTTCCCCCTCCCAAACCACTTCCTG GCACTTTGAAGCGGCGACGAGCGCAGCAGCATGCTAACTCCCAGGTGCAGCACCAGTCCCAGCACCCGCACGCCCACGGAGGACATGGTGCGCACGGCGCCCAGCGGCAGCCACAGAGGCAGCCTCAGCGGCAGGCGCAGCCACAGAGGCACCACCGTCAGCACAGAGAGAACTATCAGATGGGCCAGATGAGACGCTGA
- the duox2 gene encoding dual oxidase maturation factor 1 isoform X1: MTFYDDIYPFYHQQRTSFIFSGSLLTIILVFLVLSVSLLLILPGIRGKSRLFWMFRIIISLFIGGVIVALNFTSDWAEARMTTNATYKSFSNAVVNAEIGLHVGLYGINVTLKGNPVVQFNETIDYNEMFSWHDTIEEEYEEALEKGLPNPILYIAEKFTLSSPCGLIFQYRYSGRYASATLWTAFCCWMLANILFSMPVILYAAYMMMATAAFIFFSMASFSTIMNVPQCVFSIGTDSFETEYSHSFWLALATGVLCTIIGILVMMFNFLMPEKMKEAFSVGVDSCEDDDFSHGEGYLNSVFLDGVTIPPLTSAVTAVSWCLFLLSQSSHFASLYIN; encoded by the exons ATGACTTTCTACGATGACATTTACCCATTCTACCACCAACAAAGGACTTCCTTCATCTTCAGTGGCAGCTTGCTCACCATTATTCTGGTTTTCCTTGTGCTATCAGTCAGTCTTCTTCTCATTCTGCCTGGGATACGAGGGAAGTCG CGGCTGTTCTGGATGTTCAGGATAATCATCAGCTTGTTCATCGGAGGGGTGATAGTGG cactCAACTTTACGAGCGACTGGGCTGAGGCCAGAATGACCACAAACGCCACCTACAAGTCTTTCAGCAACGCAGTGGTTAACGCTGAGATCGGCCTGCACGTCGGACTGTACGGCATTAATGTCACACTTAAAG gGAATCCTGTTGTGCAATTCAATGAGACCATTGACTACAATGAGATGTTCAGCTGGCATGACACTATTGAAGAAGAGTATGAGGAAGCTCTGGAGAAAGGTCTACCCAACCCCATCCTGTACATCGCTGAGAAGTTCACCCTGAGCAGCCCATGTGGTCTCATCTTCCAGTACAGATACTCCGGACGCTACGCCTCTGCGACTCTCTG GACAGCGTTCTGCTGCTGGATGCTCGCAAACATCCTCTTCTCCATGCCGGTCATTCTGTACGCTGCGTACATGATGATGGCGACCGCTGCCTTCATTTTCTTCTCCATGGCTTCCTTCTCCACCATCATGAACGTGCCTCAGTGTGTCTTCTCCATAGGAACAGACTCCTTTGAAACTGAATACAGTCATTCATTCTGGCTGGCTCTGGCtacag GCGTGCTGTGCACCATCATCGGGATTCTTGTGATGATGTTCAACTTTCTGATGCCAGAGAAGATGAAAGAGGCCTTCAGCGTCGGCGTCGACAGCTGCGAGGATGACGACTTTTCCCATGGAGAGGGCTACCTGAATTCAGTTTTCCTTGACGGAGTGACAATTCCACCTCTGACATCAGCAGTTACAGCGGTAAGCTGGTGCCTTTTCCTTTTGTCACAGTCATCACATTTTGCTTCCCTTTATATTAATTAG
- the fan1 gene encoding fanconi-associated nuclease 1 — MTERANQDKLRQSLSFSKSKKRNNVKAGTSARAATSTTPITSFFSTPPPQKLACPLCGHLVPRFRINEHIDLQCQNFERGDSTVASASNSVVSSTQLSLRRNLPKSPELDRNVEEEVKETKTSPYFKKNNSEQASREIHSKTVVRTIDLGSLSSKLSRKRHNLPEKIQAEDKNELEETLNSSQKENILIFEDKQECVTVTTTSIDSPAAMEDPSCSEKGHNLEHNASKSDTVQKQVTSMQHTSPSKPSKRKKEMTSSVLQKKAKYKRSDRKKEDTLSCGSTAGTNLYNTEIAAATCGDPPLSSDEVDEESAAGISKVSVTVPAAAENTNNDQSSHTPWLPYYLRNFRTVLHAVLENEDDRVLFNQEDMSLIHSFEKLSVMGQKLYVRLFQRKLKWLQVNKLDYEEISSDLGPITQELVQSGFLQSENDLDDLCEALDLLPAPELKALAKTFHLGSSATQKQQIVDGLLRLSRQKSLFSMAASKNNIGAVILRRAKQLAGSCVRLCRGPRAVFSRILLLFSLTDSMDEEEMAAGGQSQLFTILLVNSGRLAFPDYTVQRAAKVFQDREDLIRYEASMRTLQEVIAAMQGGQWEMALDLYTGAKNVWQELRKSHDLSHQEELPVFLRSFTTGWAYTRILSRGVEILQRLRRYEEAVEELRSLLSQSIYCPDSRGRWWDRLALNLHQHLKKPEQAIRAIRDGLSDPLVRTGHKLSLHQRAVRMKESASCKKYHLQLKDLPTIQVQDVKHVTIRGQLFPHEGGMGKSKFLLTTNKEGEECTSATVICSVEDLSLAHYRQQGFDQGIHGEGSTFSTLFALLLWDIIFMESIPDVFRNPYQTCPLDLYTDSFYENRKEAIEARVQLLGEASVETLNNMLEDVWSSQEGKVCSLVNWERFSSLQQAQSLVACLGGTFLSGVIARMTKDYRHCRGGLPDLVVWNTSNNSYKLVEVKGPNDRLSQKQQIWLDELQKLGADVEVCHVTAIGARGARLE; from the exons ATGACCGAGAGAGCAAACCAAGACAAGCTCAGGCAGAGTTTATCTTTTTCAAAAAGCAAGAAGAGAAACAATGTCAAAGCTGGGACTTCTGCCAGAGCTGCCACCAGCACCACACCGATCACGTCGTTCTTCAGCACCCCGCCTCCACAGAAGCTGGCCTGCCCCCTGTGTGGCCATTTAGTACCCAGATTTAGGATCAATGAGCATATTGATTTGCAATGTCAGAACTTTGAGAGAGGAGACAGCACTGTCGCCTCAGCAAGTAATAGTGTTGTGTCAAGCACCCAGCTGTCACTCAGAAGGAATCTCCCGAAGTCGCCAGAACTGGATCGAAATGTGGAAGAAGAGGTCAAAGAGACCAAAACAAGTCCCTATTTCAAAAAGAACAACTCTGAGCAGGCATCACGGGAAATACACAGCAAAACTGTAGTCAGAACTATAGACCTGGGAAGTCTTTCCTCAAAGTTATCTAGAAAACGTCATAATTTACCTGAGAAGATACAGGCAGAGGATAAAAATGAACTTGAAGAGACACTCAATAGTtcacaaaaagaaaatattttaatttttgaagACAAACAAGAGTGTGTGACTGTCACAACTACCAGCATAGACAGTCCTGCTGCAATGGAAGATCCATCATGTTCAGAAAAAGGACATAATCTTGAACACAATGCATCTAAATCAGATACTGTTCAAAAGCAGGTTACTTCAATGCAACACACTTCTCCCTCTAAACCctcaaagagaaaaaaggaaatgacTTCCAGTGTTCTCCAAAAGAAAGCAAAATACAAGAGGAGTGatagaaaaaaagaggacacgCTGTCCTGTGGAAGTACAGCTGGTACTAACCTGTATAACACAGAGATAGCTGCTGCTACTTGTGGTGACCCACCTTTGAGTTCAGATGAAGTTGATGAGGAAAGTGCTGCAGGTATCAGTAAAGTTTCAGTGAcagtgcctgctgctgctgagaacaCCAACAATGACCAGAGCTCTCACACTCCATGGCTTCCTTATTACCTCCGTAACTTCCGGACTGTACTGCACGCTGTGCTGGAGAATGAGGATGACAGGGTATTGTTCAACCAGGAAGATATGTCACTCATACATTCTTTTGAGAAGCTCTCAG TTATGGGACAGAAGCTGTATGTGAGACTTTTTCAGAGAAAACTGAAATGGCTTCAGGTAAATAAACTGGATTATGAAGAGATAAGCAGTGATCTGGGACCCATAACACAGGAGCTGGTTCAAAGTGGTTTTCTACAGTCAG AGAATGACCTCGATGACCTGTGTGAGGCTCTGGATCTTCTGCCAGCTCCAGAACTCAAAGCTCTGGCTAAGACTTTTCATCTGGGCAGCTCTGCAACTCAGAAACAGCAGATAGTGGATGGGCTTCTCCGTCTAAGCAGGCAGAAGTCTCTCTTCTCTATGGCTGCTTCCAAAAACAACATTGGAGCCGTCATCCTCAGACG ggCAAAACAGCTTGCAGGTTCCTGTGTGCGTCTCTGTCGTGGTCCCCGGGCTGTCTTCTCTCGCATCCTTCTGCTTTTCTCTCTTACTGACAGTatggatgaggaggagatggctgcaggaggacagagtCAGCTTTTTACCATCCTGCTGGTTAACTCTGGACGTCTGGCCTTCCCAGACTACACAGTACAGCGTGCAGCCAAGGTCTTTCAGGACAGAGAGGACCTTATTAG ATATGAAGCATCAATGCGTACCCTGCAAGAGGTGATTGCAGCTATGCAGGGTGGTCAGTGGGAGATGGCCTTGGACCTTTACACTGGTGCCAAAAATGTCTGGCAAGAGCTAAGGAAAAGCCATGACCTCAG TCACCAGGAGGAGCTGCCTGTCTTCCTGCGCAGCTTCACCACAGGCTGGGCTTACACTCGTATCTTATCCAGAGGGGTAGAGATTTTACAAAGACTACGTCGATATGAG GAAGCTGTAGAAGAACTGCGGTCCTTACTGTCACAGTCCATTTACTGCCCTGACAGTCGTGGCCGTTGGTGGGACAGACTGGCATTAAACCTTCACCAGCACCTCAAAAAACCTGAGCAA GCTATTCGTGCTATCAGGGATGGGCTCTCCGACCCTTTGGTGCGCACAGGACATAAACTCTCTCTCCATCAGAGAGCTGTCAGGATGAAAGAGTCTGCTAGCTGCAAAAAGTACCACCTACAACTCAAAGACCTGCCCACTATTCAAGTCCAAGATGTTAAACAT GTCACCATTCGAGGACAGCTGTTTCCTCATGAGGGAGGCATGGGGAAGTCAAAGTTTCTTTTAACAACCAACAAAGAGGGGGAAGAGTGCACTTCGGCCACTGTAATATGCTCTGTGGAAGATCTGTCTTTAGCCCATTACAGACAACAAGGTTTTGACCAAG GAATCCATGGAGAGGGCTCAACATTCTCAACATTGTTTGCTCTCTTGCTGTGGGACATAATTTTCATGGAGAGTATTCCAGATGTCTTCCGAAACCCATATCAG ACATGTCCGCTGGATCTTTACACAGACTCTTTCTATGAGAACAGAAAAGAGGCTATTGAGGCTCGTGTTCAGTTACTCGGTGAGGCATCTGTGGAAACCCTAAATAACATGTTGGAAGATGTCTGGAGTTCTCAGGAGGGTAAAGTGTGTTCACTGGTCAACTGGGAACGTTTCTCATCTCTACAACAGGCACAG TCGCTTGTTGCATGCTTGGGTGGAACCTTCTTAAGTGGTGTAATAGCACGGATGACCAAGGACTATAGACACTGCCGTGGAGGTTTACCTGATCTAGTGGTGTGGAACACTTCAAACAACAGCTACAAG ctggtggaggtgaaggGCCCAAATGACCGACTGTCCCAGAAGCAACAAATCTGGTTGGATGAGCTGCAGAAACTGGGTGCTGATGTGGAGGTGTGTCACGTGACAGCCATTGGAGCCAGAGGAGCTCGTCTGGAATAA
- the duox2 gene encoding dual oxidase maturation factor 1 isoform X2, whose product MTFYDDIYPFYHQQRTSFIFSGSLLTIILVFLVLSVSLLLILPGIRGKSRLFWMFRIIISLFIGGVIVALNFTSDWAEARMTTNATYKSFSNAVVNAEIGLHVGLYGINVTLKGNPVVQFNETIDYNEMFSWHDTIEEEYEEALEKGLPNPILYIAEKFTLSSPCGLIFQYRYSGRYASATLWTAFCCWMLANILFSMPVILYAAYMMMATAAFIFFSMASFSTIMNVPQCVFSIGTDSFETEYSHSFWLALATGVLCTIIGILVMMFNFLMPEKMKEAFSVGVDSCEDDDFSHGEGYLNSVFLDGVTIPPLTSAVTAEHI is encoded by the exons ATGACTTTCTACGATGACATTTACCCATTCTACCACCAACAAAGGACTTCCTTCATCTTCAGTGGCAGCTTGCTCACCATTATTCTGGTTTTCCTTGTGCTATCAGTCAGTCTTCTTCTCATTCTGCCTGGGATACGAGGGAAGTCG CGGCTGTTCTGGATGTTCAGGATAATCATCAGCTTGTTCATCGGAGGGGTGATAGTGG cactCAACTTTACGAGCGACTGGGCTGAGGCCAGAATGACCACAAACGCCACCTACAAGTCTTTCAGCAACGCAGTGGTTAACGCTGAGATCGGCCTGCACGTCGGACTGTACGGCATTAATGTCACACTTAAAG gGAATCCTGTTGTGCAATTCAATGAGACCATTGACTACAATGAGATGTTCAGCTGGCATGACACTATTGAAGAAGAGTATGAGGAAGCTCTGGAGAAAGGTCTACCCAACCCCATCCTGTACATCGCTGAGAAGTTCACCCTGAGCAGCCCATGTGGTCTCATCTTCCAGTACAGATACTCCGGACGCTACGCCTCTGCGACTCTCTG GACAGCGTTCTGCTGCTGGATGCTCGCAAACATCCTCTTCTCCATGCCGGTCATTCTGTACGCTGCGTACATGATGATGGCGACCGCTGCCTTCATTTTCTTCTCCATGGCTTCCTTCTCCACCATCATGAACGTGCCTCAGTGTGTCTTCTCCATAGGAACAGACTCCTTTGAAACTGAATACAGTCATTCATTCTGGCTGGCTCTGGCtacag GCGTGCTGTGCACCATCATCGGGATTCTTGTGATGATGTTCAACTTTCTGATGCCAGAGAAGATGAAAGAGGCCTTCAGCGTCGGCGTCGACAGCTGCGAGGATGACGACTTTTCCCATGGAGAGGGCTACCTGAATTCAGTTTTCCTTGACGGAGTGACAATTCCACCTCTGACATCAGCAGTTACAGCG GAACATATATGA